Proteins encoded together in one Musa acuminata AAA Group cultivar baxijiao chromosome BXJ3-6, Cavendish_Baxijiao_AAA, whole genome shotgun sequence window:
- the LOC135641206 gene encoding mitogen-activated protein kinase 10-like gives MQQDQRKKNSPELDFFSEYGDANRYKIQEVIGKGSYGVVCSAIDTHTGEKVAIKKIHDIFEHISDAVRILREIKLLRLLRHPDIVEIKHIVLPPSRREFKDIYVVFELMESDLHQVIKANDDLTREHYQFFLYQLLRALKYIHTANVYHRDLKPKNILANANCKLKICDFGLARAAFSDTPTTIFWTDYVATRWYRAPELCGSFFSKYTPAIDIWSIGCIFAEVLTGKPLFPGKNVVHQLDLMTDLLGTPSLDTISRVRNEKARRYLGSMRKKQPVPFGQKFPNADPLALKLLERLLAFDPKDRPTAEEALADPYFKGLAKVEREPSCQPITKMEFEFERRRLTKEDIRELIFREILEYHPQLLQDYINGTERTNFLYPSAVDQFRKQFAHLEENGGKNGPVIPLDRKHVSLPRSTVVHSTTTPPTDQPNMSSSRDRQGTDEACKNPRDIEKAYGSIARASQAAQRISTARPGKIVGPVMPYESGSVKDAYDPRRYIRNAVLPQQPVIPPAYCHHGSAGNLEADRESMQHKSPQPCMPGKVSPDIALDMRASPFYLSAATAEPAERNTVAASLLQVKSPFNGIVAAAGAGAGHRNVGTVQFGMTSMY, from the exons ATGCAGCAAGATCAGCGGAAAAAG AATTCACCAGAATTGGACTTTTTCAGTGAATATGGGGATGCCAATAGATACAAAATTCAGGAGGTTATTGGCAAAGGTAGCTACGGAGTGGTTTGTTCAGCAATTGATACACACACTGGCGAGAAAGTGGCAATCAAGAAGATACATGATATTTTTGAACACATCTCTGATGCTGTTAGAATCCTTCGTGAGATCAAACTTCTTCGTCTTCTAAGACATCCTGATATAGTGGAGATAAAGCACATTGTATTGCCACCGTCAAGGAGGGAATTCAAAGATATTTATGTTGTTTTTGAGCTCATGGAGTCAGATCTTCACCAAGTTATCAAGGCAAATGATGACTTAACAAGAGAACATTATCAGTTTTTTCTTTATCAGCTGCTTCGTGCACTAAAATATATCCACACAG CTAATGTGTATCATCGTGATTTAAAGCCAAAAAACATATTAGCAAATGCAAACTGCAAACTGAAAATTTGTGACTTTGGACTAGCAAGAGCCGCATTTAGTGATACACCCACAACAATATTTTGGACG GATTATGTTGCAACCAGGTGGTATAGGGCTCCTGAGTTATGTGGATCATTCTTTTCAAAG TATACCCCTGCTATCGATATTTGGAGCATCGGTTGCATTTTTGCTGAGGTATTGACAGGCAAGCCTCTTTTCCCTGGCAAAAATGTGGTTCATCAGTTGGATTTGATGACTGATCTTCTGGGGACACCTTCCTTAGACACAATTTCTAGG GTCCGGAATGAGAAGGCAAGGAGGTACTTGGGCAGCATGAGGAAAAAACAGCCTGTACCATTTGGACAAAAGTTCCCAAATGCAGATCCTTTGGCATTGAAACTTCTAGAGAGGCTTTTAGCATTTGACCCTAAGGACCGGCCAACAGCTGAAGAG GCATTGGCTGATCCGTATTTTAAAGGTCTTGCCAAAGTAGAGAGAGAACCATCTTGCCAGCCAATCACAAAGATGGAGTTTGAGTTCGAGCGACGAAGGTTGACCAAAGAGGACATACGAGAACTTATCTTCCGTGAGATATTAGAATATCATCCTCAGTTGCTCCAGGACTACATTAATGGAACTGAAAGGACAAACTTCCTATATCCTAG TGCTGTTGATCAGTTTAGAAAGCAATTTGCTCACCTCGAGGAGAATGGCGGTAAAAACGGGCCTGTAATTCCATTAGACAGGAAGCATGTTTCTCTCCCTAG GTCTACGGTGGTTCACTCTACAACCACGCCCCCAACCGACCAACCAAACATGAGTTCTTCGAGAGATAGGCAAGGCACAGATGAGGCATGCAAGAACCCTCGAGACATCGAAAAGGCATACGGAAGCATAGCAAGGGCTTCACAAGCGGCACAGAGGATTTCGACTG CTAGACCAGGAAAAATTGTTGGTCCGGTGATGCCATACGAAAGTGGAAGTGTGAAGGATGCTTATGATCCAAGACGGTACATCAGGAATGCAGTTCTTCCGCAGCAACCTGTCATTCCTCCAGCATACTGTCATCACGGTAGTGCAGGAAACTTGGAGGCTGATCGGGAATCCATGCAGCATAAGTCGCCCCAACCATGCATGCCCGGGAAGGTGTCTCCAGACATAGCTCTTGACATGAGAGCTTCCCCCTTCTATCTCTCAGCAGCCACGGCTGAGCCAGCCGAGAGGAACACTGTGGCGGCAAGCCTGTTGCAGGTGAAATCCCCCTTTAATGGGATTGTCGCAGCTGCTGGTGCTGGTGCTGGTCATAGAAATGTTGGCACCGTTCAGTTCGGCATGACAAGCATGTACTAA
- the LOC135639508 gene encoding WRKY transcription factor 71-like has product MSGERTEPYLHGHYDDLFSIFSQKPGGGRADGLQGFDHQMASHVLSPSDRLHGSPMDYLLLARGFDFSSSQPDDLVVGSRRSKTAPAGGSDGKTLVTPNFSTSSSSTELVGEEDSGPRKTDQRKQEEEEEEKQAEGGEEGPDEFKKANNPRRKKGEKREREPRFAFMTRSEVDHLEDGYRWRKYGQKAVKNSAYPRSYYRCTAQSCDVKKRVERSHQDPTVVITTYEGHHTHHSPVNVWGSTYSSSPSPAMPTDLRHDLLLQQAFPAGYTNPNMHLPRPPTPDYGLLQDIVTSFDHSSQR; this is encoded by the exons ATGTCCGGGGAGAGAACCGAGCCCTACCTCCATGGCCACTACGACGATCTCTTCTCCATCTTCTCCCAGAAGCCAGGCGGTGGTAGAGCCGACGGTCTTCAAGGTTTCGATCATCAGATGGCGTCTCATGTCCTGAGCCCGAGTGACCGCTTGCATGGGTCGCCGATGGACTACCTCCTGCTAGCTCGAGGCTTCGATTTCTCGAGCTCGCAGCCAGATGATCTAGTGGTAGGTAGTCGCAGAAGCAAGACCGCTCCGGCAGGGGGAAGCGATGGGAAGACTCTGGTGACGCCCAACTTTTCCACGTCTTCGTCATCGACGGAGCTGGTGGGCGAAGAAGACTCGGGGCCTCGCAAGACGGATCAGCGGaagcaggaggaggaagaggaggagaagcaggcGGAGGGGGGTGAAGAAGGGCCTGACGAGTTCAAGAAAGC GAACAATCCAAggaggaagaaaggagagaagagGGAAAGGGAGCCCCGGTTTGCGTTCATGACCAGGAGTGAGGTGGATCACCTGGAAGATGGCTATCGGTGGAGGAAGTACGGCCAGAAGGCAGTCAAGAACAGCGCTTATCCAAG AAGCTACTACCGATGCACTGCCCAAAGTTGCGATGTGAAGAAGAGAGTGGAGAGATCACACCAGGATCCAACAGTCGTGATCACCACCTACGAAGGGCACCACACTCATCACAGTCCTGTGAACGTCTGGGGCAGCACATACTCGTCGTCACCCTCACCGGCGATGCCGACGGACCTTCGCCACGACCTTCTGTTGCAGCAAGCCTTCCCGGCGGGATACACGAACCCTAATATGCATTTGCCAAGGCCACCAACTCCGGACTATGGTCTCTTGCAGGACATTGTTACCTCCTTCGATCACAGCAGCCAACGATAG